The sequence TTTGCCTGCGCGTTCTGTTCGACCGGGCAAGCGGGGTTCACGCGCAATTTGAATGCGCGTGAGATCTTCGACCAGGCTCGCTTCTTCGCGCGCGAGCTTGCTGCACGAGGCAAGCGCATCACCAACGTCGTTTTCATGGGAATGGGCGAACCGTTCCACAATTACGAAGCGGTGATGGGTGCGGTGGCGCTGCTCAACGATCCGCATGGTTTGGGGTTGGGCCATCGCCACATCACGATCTCGACCGTCGGTCTAGTCGAGCAGATCGACCGCTTTGCGGACGAAGGGCTGCAGGTGAATCTCGCGATCTCGCTGCACGCGCCCAGCGATCGCATCCGCGCGAGCATCATGCCGGTCAACCGCCGCTATCCGCTCGATGCGTTGATGGGCGCCTGCGAGCGTTACGTCGCCAAGACGAATCGTAAAGTGTTCTTCGAATACGTGATGCTCGAGGGCGTGAACGACTCGCCCGAATCCGCGCGTGAACTCGCGGAGCTGATGCGCGGGAAGCTCTATCACGTGAATTTGATTCCGTACAACACGACGCCCGACGGTGCGTTCGCCGGTACACCCGACGCGCGTATCTGGGAGTTCGCAGCGATTCTCGATGCGGCGAGTGTCC comes from Candidatus Baltobacteraceae bacterium and encodes:
- the rlmN gene encoding 23S rRNA (adenine(2503)-C(2))-methyltransferase RlmN; translation: MIRDPQSIWLDDLAHALGLAGVQAFLTEFELKPFRLKQIYRAANKELLGSIGEVTTLPKELRETLEARGFSFSSVEPVVVQRSNDAQTTKGLFRLHDGNEVEAVLMEHRGDRTTVCISSQAGCAFACAFCSTGQAGFTRNLNAREIFDQARFFARELAARGKRITNVVFMGMGEPFHNYEAVMGAVALLNDPHGLGLGHRHITISTVGLVEQIDRFADEGLQVNLAISLHAPSDRIRASIMPVNRRYPLDALMGACERYVAKTNRKVFFEYVMLEGVNDSPESARELAELMRGKLYHVNLIPYNTTPDGAFAGTPDARIWEFAAILDAASVPTTVRKNMGRDIAAACGQLRAETQPKAHMPPLSSRAHSTGLRIN